In the Gossypium arboreum isolate Shixiya-1 chromosome 10, ASM2569848v2, whole genome shotgun sequence genome, one interval contains:
- the LOC108451050 gene encoding uncharacterized protein LOC108451050, translated as MAPYEALYGRRCRTPSCWTELGERRVLGPELVSDTEDKVSPCNKVLIFRRKGKSSPRYIGPYRILRQVGPVAYQLELPPELERIHDVLHVSMLRRYCTNPTHVVPVEEIDVRLDLTFEEEPVQILDREVKVLIRKSIPLVKVLWWNHSSEEAMWEPTEPMWQQYLHLF; from the exons atggcaccttatgaagcattatatggtcgaagGTGTCGCACTCcgtcatgttggactgagttgggtgaacggcGTGTTCTAGGCCCTGAGCTAGtatctgatactgaggataag GTCTCGCCATGCAATAAGGTACTGATATTTCGGCGTAAAGGCAAGTCGAGCCCAAGGTATATTGGGCCTTACCGTATTTTGAGACAAGTGGGACCGGTTGCCTACcagttggagttacctccagaattAGAGCGGATTCATGATGTGCTCCATGTCTCTATGCTGAGACGCTACTGTACTAATCCTACGCATGTGGTACCGGTTGAGGAGATTGACGTTAGACTAgatctgacttttgaggaagaaccagtccaaattttagatcgagaggtaaAAGTCTTGATAAGGAAGTCAATCCCactagtaaaagttctttggtgGAATCACAGTTCTGAGGAGGCTATGTGGGAACCCACAGAGCCAATGTGGCAACAATATCTTCATCTATTCTaa